CTTGAGATCTGATAGCCAGCTCCAGATGCAAACTTTCGGTCCCTGATTCACAGCAAGAATGCCAGCAGTATAGGTACTGTGAAATTTGTCTTTCTCAGCTCATCCAAACCCAGCAGTCACCGAATCCAGATAATGAGCACCTGGGTGGTGACAGGTCTCCGTGTTTATTTGCTGaactttgtctttctctccatcttcccACAAACACCGAAGCGTATGATGTTTatcagggcaggggctgctggtgTGTTATTGGATTTTCTTCCTCTATGTAGCCACGGTCTCTAGCACCGTGCCTGGCATGGGGGGCATCCAATAATCCCtgtgaaatgaaggaaggaaggaaggaaggaaggaaggaaggaaggaaggaaggaaggaataacagACTCCAGGGACTGCATGGGACTATGCAAGGCAGTGAGGAGGACCGTTCCCCAACCAAGGCAGGTCAGGGAAACGTCCCTGCAGGTGGCAAGGCCTGACCTAAGACTTCAAACACCGGTAGGGATCACTCTGAGGAGAGTGTAGGGAAAggcatttcaggcagaaggaacagcgtGAGCGAAGGCCTGGAAGCCTGGGACAGAGCGAACTCCAAGGAAAAATCAGTGGTTTAAAGTAGGGCCGCCCACGGCTTCCAATTTTTACTGTACAGCCAGTGTTTCTCAGCCTTCTAAGGAGCCTTTTtggatacttttttcttttctttttttttttttaaagggaatgcatttgtatttttacatcttttttttaaagattttatttatttatttttagagagggaagggagggagaaagagagagagagaaacatcaatgtgtggttactgggggctgtggcctgcaacccaggcatgtgcccggactgggaatcgaacctgcgatgctttggtttgcagtccgagctcaatccactgagctacgccagccagggcagatactTTTTCCCTAGTTGCCCCATTCTCATAAAAACTTAATACTGTTAATACACTGTAATATAGCTGTTTATGTCCTGTATGCATAtctgtgtatttatatttataccttACTTATAAGGTATGTATATTGATACCTAACAGAGTCCGTTTATTTTTTGCCTCTCAAGAACCAAGTGGTCCCCTTTTGGGGGGTGCTGCCCCCTGGAGAATACACGGGGAAATCCAAGAGAAAGCCATTGTCCTGACAGGAGCTCacgcgccgcccccccccccccacttcctgtcccttcccttcctcgGCAGCAGGAAGGGGGGCACCGCCCCGAGACCGCCCGCAGCCGGGTCTCCTGGCCGTGACCCTCCTCGCCTTGGTGCCCCCAGCCATCATCGAGAGGAAGACCAACGACCTGCTGCTGCTGGAGTCCTACAAGCGCATCCTGGAGATGGAAGGGGCGGAGGCCGAGAACCCGCCGCTCTTCGCCAACCCTTTCTGGGGCGGCGCCGCCGTCCTGAAGAACGCAGAGGCCCTCAAGGTCCTCCCCCCGGTGTTCGGGTCTGACCCCTTCAGCGACAGGCTGGATGAAGgtgagttctctctctcttccggccccccgccccgcccccagctgctgGGTGAAGGGTGTGTAGGAAGCCTTTGCTCTAGAGGGTCTGTAGTGTTGGGCCTCGGATTACCCCCCCTTTATGAGCCCCGGGGGCCGTCACTTTCACTGGGTACCCTCTTGGCTGTGGCCACATGACCCGGTTGTCTGGGGACGCTCCCCCCCACGGCCCTGTGGCCGACCCACAGATCCTAAAGCTTCGTTATCCTGGACATGTTCAATTCATAGCGACTTTGTGACCATGTACAATGAACCTTGACATGTCCGGAAGTTTCCAAATTGGCAAGTTGTGGGCTCACGAGATTCCCCGATCTCCTCTCTCACCCTCACCCTCTGCGCTTGAGTCTCATGCCACCCAGGAcctccccaggccctgtcccGTTGGTGGTCCCCAGCCCCAAGGCTGATGCAGCTGCGCTGGGGTTCACGCCAGAAGCCTGAACTGTGGCCCTTCTGGCCCTGGCCCGTTGGTctgtcttcctgcctctctgaggCGGAAGCTCGTGACGCTCCCCCtcacgggggtggggcggggggcagccctGATCTCTGAAGCTGGGGCTGAAATCGGCCCCACCGGTTGCTGGAGGGCAGTTTGGCAACATGCGTGGGAAGCCCGGGAGACGGATACGCCCAATAAACCCGGAATCCCACCCGTGGGAGCTGGTCCTCCAGGAAAAACGTCTTCAGGGGTCTACAAGGAAGGTAGGGGGAGGTTCATTGTAACCCCAAATTGGAAATGTCTGAAATGCCCATCCATTAGAGATTGGTTGAACGAGTTACGATTCATCCTTACATACAGTGGAATAAGAGGCAGCTACTAAACAGAATGCAATgaatatgatattttatatatattttttcagtggttctcagccagggGTGATTTCCTCCTGAGGGGTAAACTTGGCCAGGGAAGCAGCTACAGCCCTGCAATGCACGGGGCAGGCCTTCCTGACCTTGATAcatgacggggggggggggggagggggcgggggagagagagagagaggaggaggaggaggaggaggaagaagaagaggaggaggaggaagaggaggaggaggaagagcaggagagcaGGAGGTACCTTGACCATACCAACGAGAACCAAGAGGCTGTACGGGCTGACTCACAGGGGATACTTCTGGGAGGCAGTTTGCAGAGAGCTTTACATTTCTAAGCTAAACAGTTCTGTGttgtttgaattcttattttacaaTGACCTTCTGTCACTTCAGTGGTAGGTTTTGAAAAAGCTGCCCCTCTTCTCTGAGCAGCGTTTCTAGCATGTGGGGGCGTCGaggacggggggcggggcctgccaaCGCGCATGTGCGCACACGCCCACGCCTGCAGTTTGGTTTGACGTAGTGGGAGCGGGAGCTGGGTGTGGCGTCAGCCCCCCTTCGGACTGCGCCCCCTGGCCCTCTGAGTTGCTAAGGAGGAGGCTGGCAGGGCCTGGCTCCCAAGGTCACGGCCTTGCAGAAGAGGCCTTCTCCTCCACTCAAGGGAAGGCTCATGAGCCCTGGGCTCTCTTAGCATACtggcctctggctgctgtgtgtgaGCTGGGAGAGGCAGCCCCTTTGGGAACGAACAGTAGTTAGAAGTGCCCCATCTGCGTGGACATGGTTTGGCAATCAGGCGGGGGCTGGATTTCAGCCCGTTCCTTCACCTGTCTCACCTGGTCCTCCGTCCTGAACAACCTCCCGTGGTGGCCCTGTGCCCTGGAGCTTAAATCAGACTCACCTGGGAGAGAAAAACAGTTTTTGTCTGGGCACCCCTGGGCACCTGTTCCTCCCTGAACCCTGAGAACGGTCACACTCcgggcccgcccccccccccgtgctgtGGAGGACCCCCAGACCAGGCGGGGGCGTCCCTGCCTTGGGCACCCGTGAATGGGGCCCGAGGCACCGGCCGGGGAAGGACGTGGGCTGCATCCGAGGCCTCCTTTCCCGCGCAGTGGACCAGCCCCTGGACCACAGCAGCCTGCGGCAGATGGTGCTCAGCCACAACACCATGCGGGAGTCTCGGAGGGACTTCAGCTGGGCAGCGTCCCTGAAGAGGGGGACGACCTGAGGCCCGAGAAGGAGCCGCCGGTCTGACGTGGATGGGGCCACATTTGTGCCACAACCGGAGAGAATAAACGTTTTGTTCTGTGACCCTGGTGCCTCTTCACACTCGCTGCCAGGGGGCTGGGGCGCCGGGAGCCACCCCGGAACAGGGCCGaggagcgggggctgggggggctgccTTCCAAAGCCGACACAGGATGCAAGAGTTGAGTGAGGTCACCATGGCCCCCAAGAACCTGAGAGGGTGCCTGGCATGGGCCACCCCTTGGCTGCTCCCCTGGGTGAAGCAGGGATGAGTGAAGCGTAGGGGTCGGAGGAAGCCACAATGTTGGTCTGCATGCCCCGGAGTCACACAGGTGCAGCAGCCCCTCACAGGCAGGAACTGGAGCCACGTAACTCCTGTGTCTGAatcgtgtgtgtgcgtgtgtgtgtgtgtgtgtgtgtgtgtaggatgAATGTGGCACTGCAGAGCCGTGTCCAGGACGCCGTGCCCTGAAACACAGGCTGCACTTGACTGCCCTGAGCTGGGGCCCCCTCCGGGGTCTCCTGGCGCCTGGCTAGGCTTCTGCAGGAGACCCAGGCAGCAGGTTCCGGGCAGTGTGTGGAACAGGGTGGGTCGCCATGGGGTGGGGGTCCCCCATCCCTGCCTGTCCAGCTCACTGTTGGCTTTGAAGGGGGCCCTAGGCCCCGGAAGCCAAGTCGTGGTTCGGGCAGAGGGAATGGGCCCAGAGCTCCGCCTGCAGGGGTTCTGCTGCTGTTCTTGAGCcgaggggtggcggggggcacTTGCTCCAGCTCTGGCTCCTCCAGCCACCTGGGCCCCATCGTGCCTTCTGGGTGAGCCCAGCCGCCGCTCCCATCCCGTTTCAGCTCTCAGCTCCCACCCCGTCATTCGCTTTGGCTGTCCTGAGTTCCTGGGATTCTCTTGACAATGTATGAGTGTGATGTTCACCCCCACTTCTTCCTGAAAGGCACCTGGATTTGCCTTTGGGGGACAGCTGTgtggctggggaaggggctgatTTTAGCCCCAGGACGAGGGTTCATCATGTGACCCAGGTCTGCCAGTCGGAGCACTACACCTGTTTCAGGTTGGCTAGGTACCCCGGAGGCCCTCTTCTGGGactggcagggagctggggggggaATGACGGGCCCTCTTTCCAGGAAGGTTGCTGAGGGGGGAGATGGGAGCTATTTTGCTGCTGCTGAGAGCAGAGCAACGTGACAGAAAGTAGAGCAATGGTGAAGACTGGTGGCCTTGTCTGAGCTCCTGGATGCAGCTGTGCCTGAAGCCCTTGGACTTCTTAGTTATGGGGACCCATTTGTTTCCTAAAGTGGGGTTCTTACAAGGCCGGGTAGACCCAAATGCATTAACAGTGACTTCGATCACTCAAAATCAAGAGTGAATTCAAGCCCAGGCCTAGTTCTTGGACCTCAGGCAGGGTCAGAAAtcagtacccccccccccccccaatttgcCAGGAGAGAAGTACAGACAAGTTCTACTTTATCTAAACTTAGAAATTGACCTACAATGAgcagatgtgattttttttttttgccaaatgtaCCATATTATGCATGCGAGGCCGCTTCCTTTTAAAACATCCTGGGGCCAGTCATGCACACGTAGGAGGGGCACTCCGCTGGCGTCCCAGGGGAGCGGGTGCGAGGGAGCAGAGCTCCACAAACACTCGAGCTCCCTGGGAGAAAGGGCCGTGCTCCTCTCGTTAGCGTCCCCATAAAGTGTGACCCCGGACAGCGACAGTCCTGAGTGGCTGCAGAGGTCTGCGTTAAACACACAGTCTCCGAGACTGGCCACCACCAGGCTGTTCGCCGCCTCCGTGGGACCTAGCAAAGGGCCAACCTCACTCCAGGCACTTGGGTCAGAGACACGCTGTGAACAGATACACGACCTCTGGTTTATTTGAAGAGGCCCCTGCGTGGCTTTCCACCTGCAGAGTGTGTGTGGCCTCCTGGCACTGCGGAGCCGCCCAGGCTGCACGGAAGGTGGAGGTAGATGTGTGAGGCAGCCAGAAGGCTCAGAGGCCAGGGGCAGGGATGGCGGCCGTTCTGGGCCGAGGGCGAGGACAGCAGGGACCGCCCTGCCCACAGagacaggcccaggcccagcagcgAGCCCCTCCCTTTAGTCCTTTTCTTCTCCGTGGGTGATGATGTGCACCAGGTTCTTATAGTCCAAGTTGCCAGTCACATCAGGCGGGAAGGCGGCAAACATCTGGTCGATCTGAAATGAACCAGCAAGAGGTGCAGAGGATgatgggaagggaggtgggaggaggataTGGGATGGGGCACGAAGGGGTCGTCAGGGAGGTGTGGGGGGTCGTAGATGTGGAGATACGCTACTAGATCCCCTTGCCCCCCAGGAAGTACTTGTCACCCAGCTGTGGCAGAGAGCAGCAGGGCCCAAGGTCACGCCCTCCCTGGGGAAGCCCATAGCCACCTGGTCGGTGTGGGGCTCAACTTGGGACCTCTCAGATGGGTTGTTCTAGCCCCAGGGAGAGCTGACCAGGACGTCCTTTGGGCCTGAACCTCAGGCCAGCATCCCCCTTGAGCCCCCCTGCTCCCTCGCCCTTCCTGCCGAGGGGCTGAGCCCAGGCGCCACTTTGCGGGGATGTTCCCCAGAACCCAAGCCGTGGCAGGTAACACAGGCTGTGAGGGAGTCTGCTGGGcctggtggggactgtggcaaagTGGGGACACGCGGGCCACTTACAGAAGTGGCAACTGCAGAGGGCCAGCTGAATGTGGCCACGTGGGCACGGGGGTCAGACTCTGAGGGACGGTGATTCTAGGAATctagatgttttttttaaaaatgtgatttccaCATTTAAAGGAtaatgatggttttttttttttaaacatacagaCTATTGATCGCCAACTCGGGATAACGTTGCCCTTATCATGCATCAGCACTTTGCACGTACTGCCTCGTTTCGTCCTCACAGTGCACTAGGAGGCAGGCTGTGGCACTGGCCTggctttacagatggggaaactgaggcccagggacgTCACGGAGCTGGTCCCAGTCACAGAGCTGGTGGGAGGTGCAGGCAGGCTCTTCCAGCTGCTTAAGTGTTGGAGggaaaatctaaataaagttttTCGTGGAATGTGGAACGTGACGGGACCAGGCCTGCGAAGGGTCTGTTTTAAACATCAGCAATGACCGGGCCGTTGCCTGTTCATCCAGGACTCCTGGCGAATTAGAAAGTATCCCTTCCCCCAGGCACATTACTGCCACCTGCCAGAAAACTGATACagtctgatttaaaaaaaaaaaactataaaagacACGTTACTGCCACCTGCTGCAACACCACTGCAACAAGTACATTCTCTGCGATGCATCTCACAAGAGCGGCATCCGGGAGAAGTGTGCAGGGCGCAGCCTTTGCGACAGTAGCCGGTACCCTGCACGCCACCTGTGCTCCCTCAGATGCCGGACCAGGCGCCCTGCGTTGTgggggaggcaggcctggggtcGGACAGACCTGCCGTGGCATCCGTGATGTCCTTTTGGGCAAGCAACTCTACTTGAGCAGGGGGGCTCAAGGGAGATGCTGGCCCGGGCCTCAGTCTTCCATCTATAAACGACAGTCGTACCCATTCTGGCCTCGCGGGGTGACTGAGGGAATGAAACTCGGCAAGGGCAGCAGCAGGTTCTCTCCCAGCGTGGGGTCGGGAGCAGTTTAGAAAAGAGGGTGACGCAGCCCCCGGAAGGGAGCTGGGGTGCAGCGAGCGCCCGAAGGGCTCTGTTTACCTCCTCCTTGGAGAATCTCTCCGCCTGTGTGGTCAGCATCTCCTTAACactgcagagagaggagagcagtGTTGGCGCCAGGTGGGCCGgggtggcagggggcgggggggagcagggagcaccCACGTCCGCCCCCCCAGATCCCACTCACTAATCGGCCTTGAGCACGCCCTTGCCTTCGGGGTCAAACACTTTGAACGCGTTGAGAATGGTCTCCTCGGGGTCTGCCCCTGAAACAGAAAGCGGGGTTGAAACACGCCTGGGAACCTGTCGTACCCTGGGAGgcagaccccccctcccccgccccggttGCGGGGAGCCACAGCCAGTCTATCCTGCTGAGACCCTGCCTTCCTCTGAGCACTGAGCCTTTTCGAAGAGTGGGCTGCGGATCTGATTACTTTGGAGCAAAACCCAAGTTCAAAGGTGGATCTAGATTTGGAaggactgggatttgaactggacTCCAGCACGTGTTAGGTACGCAACTTTCTGCCTCGGAGCCTCAGTTCCCCATCTGTGCACTGGGCTAGGGCAGAGAACCTACCCCCCAGGTGCTGTTAGGTGAGGTTGTGCACGTGAATGCTCAGCGTGAGGCCTGGCTCAGGGCAGGCGTGGAGCGCTGTTAgctgctgtttgttttgtttttccttttctttccccagtgTCACTCCGCCTCCCTCTGCTGGCCATCCTTGTCTGTCTCCTAGGGCTTGAATCCATACCCGAAGATGaagacacacaaagacacacagacacacagacacacagatgcacacagactTACCCTTCAGCTTCTCCCCGAACATTGTCAGGAACACGGTGAAGTTGATGGGGCCTGGCGCTTCCTTTATCATGGCGTCGATTTCATCATTCTGCACGTTCATACGCCCTAGGACAGAGAGCACGCACTCAGGGCCCCGGGTGGGGACGGAAACAGCTCTCGGCGCGCTGGCATTCGCCCTTGTAATTCCACTCCGGGGCACCTAGTCTGGGAACCAGCAGAGACCGAGTGGGCGGGCCAAAGAGTCACGTGAGAAGATGTTCGTGACAGTGTTGTCTGTAACAGACGCCTGGAAGCAGCCCAGACTCCGACGTAGGAGGG
The genomic region above belongs to Phyllostomus discolor isolate MPI-MPIP mPhyDis1 chromosome 13, mPhyDis1.pri.v3, whole genome shotgun sequence and contains:
- the MYL2 gene encoding myosin regulatory light chain 2, ventricular/cardiac muscle isoform, producing the protein MSPKKAKKRLEGANSNVFSMFEQTQIQEFKEAFTIMDQNRDGFIDKNDLRDTFAALGRMNVQNDEIDAMIKEAPGPINFTVFLTMFGEKLKGADPEETILNAFKVFDPEGKGVLKADYVKEMLTTQAERFSKEEIDQMFAAFPPDVTGNLDYKNLVHIITHGEEKD